A portion of the Mycobacterium paraseoulense genome contains these proteins:
- a CDS encoding type III polyketide synthase — MTATTHLTSPRRTAHREQPAPHIAGAAVAFTPHRYNQDDVARELTEFTDPRFLRFAQTTGVDHRNLALPLSRYPQLSGFTEANDAYLEVAVDLGERAIRSALSDAGIEPHEVDTIVMVSSTGIAVPTIDARLMARIGLRPNIKRVPLFGLGCVAGAAGMARVHDYLHGYPGDVAVLLSVELCSLTLQRDDTSIPALIGVSLFGDGAAAVVTTGADRIPLGRSDRRAPRILGTRSRVIPETVDVMGWNVGSNGFQLVMSRDVPKMAEVHLREEVDGFLADHGLSLSDVSTWVCHPGGPKVLDSIEDALGLPAEALAHSRNSMRDNGNISSASVLDVLRRTIAEPPTDGAFGVMLAMGPGFSFELLLLQW; from the coding sequence ATGACTGCAACAACGCATCTCACATCGCCGCGCCGGACCGCTCACCGCGAGCAGCCCGCACCGCACATCGCCGGGGCGGCGGTGGCATTCACCCCGCACCGCTACAACCAGGACGACGTCGCTCGCGAGCTGACCGAATTCACCGATCCGCGGTTCCTGCGTTTCGCGCAAACGACGGGGGTCGACCACCGCAACCTTGCGCTGCCGCTGTCGCGTTACCCACAGTTGAGCGGTTTCACCGAAGCGAACGACGCCTATCTCGAGGTCGCCGTCGATCTCGGCGAGCGGGCGATACGGTCGGCGCTGTCCGACGCGGGCATCGAGCCGCACGAGGTGGACACCATCGTGATGGTCTCCAGCACCGGCATCGCGGTGCCCACCATCGACGCACGGCTGATGGCCCGAATCGGCCTGCGGCCCAACATCAAACGCGTCCCGCTGTTCGGTCTCGGCTGTGTCGCGGGAGCGGCCGGCATGGCGCGTGTGCACGATTACCTGCATGGTTACCCGGGGGATGTGGCCGTGCTTCTGTCGGTCGAGTTGTGCTCCCTCACGCTCCAGCGCGACGACACCTCGATTCCCGCCCTCATCGGTGTGTCGCTGTTCGGCGACGGCGCCGCCGCGGTGGTCACCACGGGTGCCGACCGAATCCCTCTGGGCCGCAGCGACCGTCGAGCGCCGCGCATCCTGGGGACCCGCAGCCGCGTAATTCCCGAGACCGTTGACGTCATGGGGTGGAACGTCGGTTCCAACGGGTTTCAGCTCGTGATGTCGCGCGACGTGCCGAAGATGGCCGAGGTCCATCTCCGGGAAGAGGTCGACGGATTCCTCGCCGACCACGGCCTGTCCCTGTCGGACGTCTCGACGTGGGTATGTCATCCCGGTGGTCCTAAAGTCCTCGACTCGATCGAGGACGCGCTCGGGCTACCGGCAGAGGCGTTGGCCCACAGCCGAAACTCGATGCGCGACAACGGCAACATCTCCTCGGCATCCGTGCTGGACGTCCTGCGCCGGACCATCGCCGAGCCGCCGACCGACGGGGCGTTCGGGGTCATGCTGGCAATGGGCCCGGGCTTCAGCTTCGAGCTGCTGCTGCTGCAGTGGTGA
- a CDS encoding alpha/beta hydrolase, which yields MVNTTGPHRVLPSGAVKRRVHHRHSPQSVAVSLASRLIVKNTVRAWAVTPNLRWPFDYIDSFAGLVPRFGISADIEPVQLEDCAAEWVCAPGASTDRAILYLHGGAFLTCGLNTHRSVVTRLSQAADAAVLTLGYRKLPSHHITDAIDDGMSGLRWLQDRGFDGDQVVVAGDSAGGYLAFMTALSAIRTGLMRPAGIATISPFTDADPARKLRHRNARKCSMFTRGALSVFAEYLSQAKVLEGAGESTVASPVDADLSSLPPVTIHASSDELLLPDAELMAKRLEASGVPCDLHLWDGQIHDFPLAADILPEGRRAIRYLGDFVKDVTAVPVPWRRGLRTAAVAG from the coding sequence ATGGTTAATACCACCGGTCCACACCGTGTATTGCCAAGTGGCGCAGTGAAGCGGCGAGTTCACCATCGCCACAGCCCGCAATCGGTCGCCGTCTCGCTGGCCAGCAGGCTGATCGTGAAGAACACCGTGCGCGCCTGGGCCGTTACGCCGAACTTGCGCTGGCCATTCGACTACATCGACAGTTTCGCGGGATTGGTGCCGCGCTTTGGCATCTCGGCGGACATCGAACCGGTGCAACTGGAAGACTGTGCCGCCGAGTGGGTTTGCGCCCCCGGTGCGTCGACGGACCGGGCCATCCTCTATCTGCACGGCGGTGCGTTCCTCACCTGCGGCCTGAACACGCATCGCTCGGTGGTCACCCGCTTGTCGCAGGCGGCGGACGCCGCCGTGCTGACCCTGGGATACCGAAAGCTGCCCTCGCATCACATCACCGACGCGATCGACGACGGGATGAGCGGGCTGCGCTGGCTGCAGGACCGCGGCTTCGACGGCGACCAGGTGGTCGTCGCGGGCGACTCGGCCGGCGGCTATCTCGCGTTCATGACCGCGTTGTCGGCCATTCGGACCGGGCTGATGAGGCCGGCGGGGATTGCGACCATCTCCCCGTTCACCGACGCCGACCCGGCCCGAAAGCTGCGGCACCGCAACGCGCGCAAGTGCTCGATGTTCACCCGCGGGGCGTTGTCGGTGTTCGCCGAGTACCTCAGCCAGGCAAAGGTTTTGGAAGGGGCGGGGGAGTCCACTGTGGCTTCGCCGGTGGACGCCGATCTGTCCTCCTTGCCGCCGGTGACGATTCACGCCAGCTCCGACGAGCTGCTGCTTCCTGACGCCGAACTGATGGCAAAGCGCTTGGAGGCCAGCGGAGTTCCATGCGATCTGCACCTTTGGGACGGTCAGATTCACGATTTCCCGCTGGCGGCGGACATCCTGCCGGAAGGAAGGCGGGCGATTCGCTACCTCGGCGATTTCGTCAAGGACGTCACCGCCGTGCCCGTGCCGTGGCGTCGCGGCCTGCGCACCGCGGCCGTGGCCGGCTGA
- a CDS encoding SDR family NAD(P)-dependent oxidoreductase, whose translation MNGETRADRLLCDRVAVVTGGGGGIGAATARLFAEQGAHVVIVDVDAALAAGTVDDIAASGGSAVAVVSDVRDADAVDDLARSVLDRNGRVDVLVNNVGHWLRHPGNFVDTDPRFWDELYRINLHHVFLVTHAFLPAMVARRAGAIVNVSSVEGLRGYPEDPVYAAFKAAVIQFTRSLAVQVGGHGVRVNAIAPDVTESLQVPYSQWLSADEQAQWPQWVPVGRMGVPEDQARVILFLASDLSAFVTGHTVPTDGGTGAAGGWYRSSRRPDREWTNRPVAP comes from the coding sequence ATGAACGGCGAAACGCGCGCTGACCGGTTGCTTTGCGACCGGGTGGCGGTGGTGACGGGCGGTGGCGGCGGCATCGGTGCGGCCACCGCACGGCTGTTCGCCGAACAGGGCGCGCACGTGGTCATCGTCGACGTCGACGCCGCGCTGGCCGCCGGGACCGTCGACGACATCGCGGCATCGGGCGGGTCGGCCGTGGCGGTGGTCAGCGACGTCCGGGACGCGGACGCGGTCGATGACCTGGCCCGATCGGTGCTGGATCGCAACGGCCGGGTCGACGTGCTGGTCAACAACGTGGGCCACTGGCTGCGGCATCCGGGAAACTTCGTCGACACCGACCCCCGATTCTGGGACGAGCTCTACCGGATCAACCTGCATCACGTCTTCCTGGTCACCCACGCATTCCTGCCGGCGATGGTCGCCCGGCGGGCCGGCGCGATCGTCAACGTCTCCTCCGTCGAGGGTCTGCGCGGCTACCCGGAAGATCCGGTCTACGCCGCGTTCAAGGCCGCCGTCATCCAGTTCACTCGCAGCCTTGCGGTGCAGGTGGGCGGGCATGGGGTGCGGGTCAACGCGATCGCCCCGGACGTCACGGAATCGCTACAGGTGCCCTACTCGCAGTGGCTCTCGGCCGACGAGCAGGCGCAGTGGCCGCAGTGGGTTCCGGTCGGCCGCATGGGCGTTCCCGAGGATCAGGCCCGCGTGATCCTGTTCCTGGCGTCTGATCTTTCGGCGTTCGTCACCGGCCACACCGTCCCGACCGACGGCGGCACCGGCGCGGCGGGCGGCTGGTACCGCTCGTCGCGCCGGCCCGATCGCGAGTGGACGAATCGTCCCGTCGCGCCCTGA
- a CDS encoding isoprenylcysteine carboxyl methyltransferase family protein, producing MYYYLFILAIGAERLVELAVAQRNTKWSLAHGGKEFGREHYPAMVSMHALLLVSCVVETWVFGRPFIGWLGWPMLAVVALSTVVRWRCVSVLGRHWNPRLIVIPGAPLVREGPYRWVRHPNYAAVAAEVAALPLVHSAWLTAIVFSLANALVLTVRIRAENAALGLV from the coding sequence ATGTATTACTACCTGTTCATTCTGGCTATCGGCGCCGAACGACTGGTCGAGCTGGCCGTGGCGCAACGGAACACCAAATGGTCGCTGGCGCACGGGGGCAAGGAATTCGGCCGTGAACACTACCCGGCGATGGTCAGCATGCATGCGCTGCTGCTGGTTTCGTGTGTCGTGGAGACCTGGGTCTTCGGCCGGCCGTTCATCGGATGGCTGGGCTGGCCGATGCTCGCGGTCGTGGCGCTGAGCACGGTGGTGCGCTGGCGCTGCGTGAGCGTGCTCGGCAGGCACTGGAATCCGCGGCTCATCGTGATTCCGGGCGCGCCGTTGGTTCGCGAAGGCCCGTATCGATGGGTGCGCCATCCCAACTACGCGGCGGTCGCAGCGGAGGTGGCCGCGCTGCCGCTAGTCCATTCGGCGTGGCTGACGGCGATCGTGTTCAGCCTCGCGAACGCGCTGGTGCTCACCGTCCGGATCCGTGCGGAGAACGCCGCATTGGGCCTGGTGTGA